The Lacerta agilis isolate rLacAgi1 chromosome 14, rLacAgi1.pri, whole genome shotgun sequence sequence GGCAACATAAGCCTCTGGGAGTTTCTACTTCCCTCAAAGATTGCAAGAAGATCAGGCTTAAAAGGGAAGCTAGCTAGCTGATGTAtcgttttgctttcctttggccAGTGCTAAGCAGGATCACCCCCTCTCCTTAGTGCACCAGTGAGCTCCTTGCCTGAACTCAGCAGAATCGCTTTCTGTATTGGCTGGTGTGAAGGGGCAGCAATCCTGCTTAGTGCTGGCTCCTCGGTTTGTGCAGCAGTTGCAACGGATCCTGAGAAGCAGCTGGCCTTAATGACTTAAGGAGCTGCACAAAGCAGTGTTGGGAAAGCATTGTATTCCTTGATTCATTACTTTTTGAATTGGGATGAAGCAGTCTTTTAACACTGTAAGAATGATagaatgtagaatcatagaattgtaggcttggaagggactccaaagggtcatctagtccaaccccctgtaatctTTTTAAAATGGTATAAATATTTTGTAAATTATTAGTAAAGGAGTATTTGTATCATATAAAGCTGTAAAAAATGGTGGTGGAGAGAGGAGAATCAGTATTGATTCTGTCTTAACGGTTCTTATCCTCTAATCTTCAAGAGTCCATAACACAGCTTTTCCTGTATGCATATTTTAACTATTTGCTTCCATTCTCTTTTTAGGAACATGGACTCCATTCAATCCAGCAACTGTTAGATCTATCATATGTAAGTGATTCATAACATCATACTtttaacattttgggggggggggttgtactcaCAAGCAGCATTTTTAGGTGGTTCATAGTATGTCAATAAGATAGTTAAACAAAATTGTTTCAGTGGTGAGAACTGGAAGAATATTTTGTTTGAAATTACTTCCAGTTGTATTGCCCTCTTAACCCATTACTATTTACATAGATTAATATCTGCAACGGGGACCAAAATACTCcttgtttaaaatgcattgcttttttaCTGAGTTGCTTTTGAGTAGTCATGTGTGTAGTTTTTCACATGGATTCTGCGGTTGCATAGAGCACAATTTTGAAACTTCTAGAGCTAGATGGCAGATTTTTGAATGGGATGTCTGCCCTCAGGGCAGTGTGACCCCCAACTTTCCACTCTTCCTTTACTGACTGCTGCAGTGGAGGAGTCTGGTTATGCGATGGTACAAATCACCAGTTGAAGAACCAGTTATAGGTAAGCATTCGTGGGTTGGGTTTTTCATGGTCTATGTGTGTGCAGAACCATATGGGTAATAGCAACCCACGTTATCCAGAGGTGAAGCAAGTGGGCAGGCAACCACTGACCTTGGCCTAGCTCTGAAAGGTGTATCCTCTCAAGCTGAAACAGTCGTACTACAGGATTGACATTGAGGACTACAAACAGAGAGCAGTATAATAAACTTCAAGAACAGAGAAGCCCCACGGAACAATGTGGATGAAACAACCGTCCTTGTTGAGTGTATACAGATTCCTAAGAAAATCTGAAGCCGAGCTATCTTGAAGCATGGGTTAATTGTGGATGGAGACCACACCTTCCTGAACACCTTGTCAACACTGCTTGCTCCTTCCAACGACTCATAGAAAGTGAAGAGACAAAAGCTGAGACTGAACCTATCTGTTTTTATTGATAAAATCACTTGTTTACTATACAACCAGTGCATGCAGGGAACACTGCAGGTTTGATAAAGGGCTTTGGGCAGAACACTGGAAGAACTGCCTTCAGTAGAAAGAACAAGGCAGGCAGGCTTGAGGACTCCATTATCCTAATTCAAAATGATAAATTTAAGTATCAGCTTGTTGGtggttgttggcatttgtctgtctcgagACAGTGCCTTTATCCAAACCAAAATTGCTTGGAGAAATCTGTTTAGTGTTTCCACCACCTCCTTGGGATTAAGAGTATAGAAGTTAAAAGCTTTGTgccatctgcatattgatggcaTTTCTGCCCAAACCTCCAGGTGACTATACCCATGATTttgttgctggggctgatgggagttggacatcTGGGGCACTCAAGGTTTCCTACCTGTAATGTAGATATTGAAGAGAATACAACCTTGTGGCACCCCAAAGGTCATGAAGTAAAACAGAAGTCCTCTAACAGCATCCTCTGGATCCTACCCTCAAGGTAGGACCAAAGCCACTGCAAAAGAATGCTCCTAGGGTGATGTCACATAAGGATTCTATGGTTGAAGTGGAAAACTTGTGAAAAGTTAAGATGAACCATCAGGTTTGCACTTTTCTCTCCCATCTGTTCTTCAGTGCTGGTCATCCAGGGagatgaccaaagcagtttctgtttcATACCAGGCTGGAAGGGAGCAAATAAGGGTGTGTTGCAAAGTGTTGCTTTAAAATGGCAGATTATAAATTTTCCAAAGGTTTAAGATCCagatttagattttatttttttatattttaaaatgctgtctcctttaaaaataaaagaggacATCGCCATTCCACAGCTGATATTCACTGAAGGTGAGTCAAGTTTTCAGAAGCCGAGATAGGCAAGGAACCTAGAAGTGCATGGTTGGTTTCACTCCTCATCCACTTCCTCAGACAATAGTAGCTGAAAGGCAACCAGATGGTATCTTTGCTGCCTTCGCTTCTAATTATATTGAAATTGTGGCATCTTAAGTTGGAGTGAATATGAGCAATTGAATCTGCCAAATGTAATGCAAACTGATCACAATGGGACTTCATTGGTTTCATCTGATGTTCTCTACCAGACCTTTATTAACCAGATTGCTAAGCACCTGACAAGGCACCTTTGAGCTACGTTAAGACATATTGGTGTAGAAATATGATTTTCCTTTGGCTGCAGTAACTGCCATAGAGTAGGCCCTAAAACCGGATCTAACCTGTTTGGTCATATTCATCCTGTGTTCTCCACCAAGAAAACTTTTTAAGAGCACTTTGTCATGGGCTCATGGTTTGCCTGTGAGAGTAGTATTATTTTAGATTCCATTTTGGGAATCTGTGGACTTCTGGTGCATTGAGAAGAGCCACCCTTTAAGaaatctttattcaaggaaaagTGTTGACTATACTGAATTCTTTTTAGAACCCCTATCTGTTTACATAATAGCTGCTTCTACCACTGttccttgtttttctttacaTTAAAAGGTAAAAATCCACATAGTAAACTTTTAAATGAGGTATTTCAGCTATTCCTGTCTCCTAATCTTAACAGAAATGTAATAAGAGAATGATTGGTGTCTCATTCTGTAACTTAAATGAATTAATATTCTGAATGTTTGTTTCAGCCATGTTTGACAGAGAGAACAAAGGTGGTGTGAACTTCAATGAATTCACAGGAGTCTGGAAATACGTATCTGACTGGCAGAATGTCTTTCGCACGTATGATAGAGACAATTCAGGAATGATTGACAAAAATGAACTAAAGCAAGCATTAACAGGTTTTGGTAATTCATTTGTAATAATATTGACCATGTATCACAATCATCATTTTAAACCatgggttgtcaacctggtccctactgcccactagtgggcgtttcaggattctaggtgggtggtagggggttctgtggtacaagctgaatcctccttccatcgagcgctggtaggtggtaaggaaattttaccatcaagaaatacgcattagtgggcggtaggtataaaaaggttgagtacccctgatctagactgaGGATTACATCATATCACATTGAAATATTCCAAAGAGGAAATGAGCTTGTTTTGGTTGTGGTCCTTCTAGAAGCAGTCTGAAACTGCTACCCCAGCATTACTATTTTAGAGTAATAGTTTAACTGAGGAAAAACTACAAGACTGAAATATATAAATTTCCTCCTAGTTTTTACAAATAGATACAGTTTGGGAAAATAGCTTCATTATCACCTTTACTAGTTTATTTAAAGGTCTAAGAACTTGGTTAAGTTATTACCAAGGAACTGCTGGAGAGAAAGTATTTATAGCTACAATCCGCTATTCACTTACCTCGgcataagctccactgaactttGGAAGATTTCCAATAAGTAGGCattcatagaattgcactgttagaaTTAGTATTTCAAGAATTATCAAGGATATTGCACCCTGTACACTAAAAGTTGTGAGCTGGAAGGACATCACGGATTACACAGCTGACAAGTGGGGAAGCAGCGGCAGCTGCTACTCTACTCCACATGTCAGCTTTTAGGCAGAAGGCCTCTGCAAGGCCCTGCTGTGCCTCCTGCCTCACAAGGAAGCCCTCCCCAAAGGATATACTCTGGGCTCTGAAGAGGGTCTCCTTGTAAGCCAAGAGGACTCTCCAGGGTACTCCACATTTCTGGGATCTACTTCTGGAATCCTGGCACTGTGCGTGTGCATGGCCATGTGCAAATAGAGTGTTCATAAATGAGGAGTTAGTCCACAGGACTgtagttcctcacccctgccgtACAGTTGAAGACCTTCAAAAAGACTGGGCAAAGCTGAAGGATTTTTAATTTCTGCCAAAGGCTCCATCGTTGCTTATTAGACAGTATGTTGTTCATTCCATCAATGATATTAATTTGGTTTTCCCTAATTTTAATAAACTTTTGCCTTCATATTTGGAAAGTAAGGTGATCACACTATGTGTGCAGCATAGCATCTGCTTGTTTTCATTACCAACACATTTTTGCTATTGGATTTAAATGGTCCTCTGAGTTTGCATGAATCTCCTGTAGTTTTTATGActttgttgtattgttttgtggTGTTTTGTGTGATTTTGGTTGCAGTGTCATATCATTGCCTAATTAATCCATAACACAAAAGACTCTTAGacgtttcattttttatttattttgctcctgAATACCTTCAATTTTTTCAAGGTTATCGACTATCTGACCAATTCTACGATCTCCTTATTCAGAAGTTTGACAGACAAAGAAGAGGACAAGTGGCTTTTGATGACTTCATCCAGTGTTGTGTTGTCATACAGGTAACAAACTGGGCTGTTGAATAGTTACAATTTAGAACGACCAAGTAACAGTAAGTTTAGCATGTATGTCAGGTAATTAGAAAATCCATTGCTGCACCATCAGCATTTTTGAGCAGCAAGCAGTGAATAATTTTTCCAGGGCTAGCTATAAGTAGAAATAAGGAATTTATAAGTAGACTCCTCTAGATTATATACGGTACTCCTTTAGATTATGTACTCTAGTAATTCAGCTGAAGTTTTGCTCAACTTCAATTCCTGTTTCACAAATGGAAGCTATGTTTCAGTAGAAGAACTCAGTAGTTTCATCTATAGGTAAACCTATTTTAATATGTTCTTTTCAGAAATGGACAGATGTCTTCAGACGCTATGATACTGACCAGGATGGCTGGATCCAAGTGTCTTATGAACAGTATCTCTCCATGGTCTTCAGTGTTGTATGACAGCAAAAACTGTTGCTCTAGAATGTGGACCAGAGTTGCCAGCTGCCTGATTCCAAGACATAAATGGATAGCTTCTCACTCTCTCAAATGTTGTAGAGAGGATGTTTAGAAGTATATCATTTTTCTCTATAATAATTACTAATAATCATGTCCAATATCACCTACTGCTTCAAAACTCGGCATTGCATTATGTACATTAATGTTTTGGAACTTTTTGAAATGCCAAACAGTAGTAGCAATGCATGTGCCTTGTTTACCTTTTT is a genomic window containing:
- the PDCD6 gene encoding programmed cell death protein 6 isoform X1, with the protein product MAAMGRADVNFLWGVFQRVDKDRSGVISDVELQQALSNGTWTPFNPATVRSIISMFDRENKGGVNFNEFTGVWKYVSDWQNVFRTYDRDNSGMIDKNELKQALTGFGYRLSDQFYDLLIQKFDRQRRGQVAFDDFIQCCVVIQKWTDVFRRYDTDQDGWIQVSYEQYLSMVFSVV
- the PDCD6 gene encoding programmed cell death protein 6 isoform X2, with translation MAAMGRADVNFLWGVFQRVDKDRSGVISDVELQQALSNGTWTPFNPATVRSIISMFDRENKGGVNFNEFTGVWKYVSDWQNVFRTYDRDNSGMIDKNELKQALTGYRLSDQFYDLLIQKFDRQRRGQVAFDDFIQCCVVIQKWTDVFRRYDTDQDGWIQVSYEQYLSMVFSVV
- the PDCD6 gene encoding programmed cell death protein 6 isoform X3 produces the protein MFDRENKGGVNFNEFTGVWKYVSDWQNVFRTYDRDNSGMIDKNELKQALTGFGYRLSDQFYDLLIQKFDRQRRGQVAFDDFIQCCVVIQKWTDVFRRYDTDQDGWIQVSYEQYLSMVFSVV